A genomic window from Synechococcus sp. CBW1107 includes:
- a CDS encoding DUF4912 domain-containing protein: MTLRQLRQIASDLGVSLYSRKSKEELLNEIHSVKGEGEFTSSEPSAAPGSSSPSLERLEAGFSPAPRPEAETKVVFLPRDPQWAYVFWEIAEAERTRAIEAGAGQLCLRVADVTGLPSGAAHPHTLQEVPVDSHATEWYLPVPLSDRDYRVELGYRKHGGGWLSMGFSAVARVPALHPSEQILDQFVPFSLEAAPSDMTVATAYPHSNPNPTGADSGLHERLYQTATVRWKHFGRGSEAFHELEDSDSAAGRRSLHDSGIGLWASGRNDSGIGGVAPRQRSFWLVADAELIVYGATDPAAKLTIGDEEVPLSPDGTFRVQVPFRDGQQLYPIQAVAADGEQKRSITLKFERTTPEDNSNPSSQAVAEWF, translated from the coding sequence ATGACCCTGCGTCAGCTCCGCCAGATCGCTAGTGACCTCGGCGTGAGCCTCTACAGCCGCAAATCCAAGGAGGAGTTGCTGAACGAAATCCACAGTGTCAAGGGCGAAGGAGAGTTCACCAGCTCCGAGCCATCCGCAGCACCCGGTTCCTCCTCTCCAAGCCTCGAGCGGCTGGAGGCCGGCTTCAGTCCGGCTCCGCGCCCGGAGGCCGAGACCAAGGTGGTGTTCCTGCCCCGGGACCCCCAGTGGGCCTACGTGTTCTGGGAGATCGCCGAAGCCGAGCGCACCAGGGCCATCGAGGCCGGAGCCGGCCAGCTCTGCCTTCGTGTCGCCGACGTGACCGGACTGCCCTCGGGCGCCGCTCACCCCCACACCCTCCAGGAGGTGCCCGTCGACAGCCATGCCACCGAGTGGTACCTGCCCGTACCCCTCAGTGACCGCGATTACCGCGTTGAACTGGGGTACCGCAAGCACGGTGGAGGCTGGCTCTCCATGGGCTTCTCGGCCGTGGCCCGGGTGCCTGCCCTGCATCCCAGCGAGCAGATCCTCGACCAGTTCGTGCCCTTCTCCCTGGAAGCGGCCCCCTCGGACATGACCGTGGCCACCGCCTATCCCCACAGCAACCCCAACCCGACCGGAGCGGACAGCGGCCTGCACGAGCGTCTCTACCAGACCGCCACGGTGCGCTGGAAGCATTTCGGCCGCGGTTCCGAAGCCTTCCACGAGCTCGAGGACTCCGACTCCGCTGCAGGCCGGCGCAGTCTTCATGATTCGGGCATCGGCCTCTGGGCCAGTGGTCGCAACGACTCGGGCATCGGTGGAGTGGCACCCCGCCAGCGTTCCTTCTGGCTCGTGGCCGACGCCGAGCTGATCGTCTACGGCGCCACCGATCCGGCCGCCAAACTCACCATCGGCGATGAAGAGGTGCCCCTCTCCCCCGATGGCACCTTCCGCGTGCAGGTGCCATTCCGCGACGGCCAGCAGCTCTATCCCATCCAGGCGGTGGCCGCCGATGGCGAGCAGAAACGCAGCATCACCCTGAAGTTCGAGCGCACCACCCCCGAAGACAACAGTAATCCATCCAGCCAGGCCGTGGCTGAGTGGTTCTGA
- a CDS encoding phycobiliprotein lyase, whose protein sequence is MSVPIADALSFFRLSCGRWRSQRTSHHLLHRRAEAGGSMIEVMEVEASDPRLRAIAELHDQDPAGLVGGCQVRWSGSMAWDKAGEAHQGESVFGLIPTDSSGREGLLLRDRGYAETAPVAGHFRMDDRDGLLLTTAYETMSSLERFWFPNTNLRLRTSTVEGLSNTASFCMESRCPQNGADGETSDSGEGAAGLATTPRRTLISAFGW, encoded by the coding sequence GTGAGCGTTCCGATCGCCGATGCCCTCAGTTTTTTCAGGCTCAGCTGCGGGCGCTGGCGCTCCCAGCGCACCAGCCACCACCTGCTGCACCGGCGCGCCGAGGCCGGCGGGTCAATGATCGAGGTCATGGAGGTGGAGGCCAGTGACCCGCGCCTCAGGGCGATCGCCGAGCTGCACGACCAGGACCCGGCGGGCCTGGTGGGGGGCTGCCAGGTGCGCTGGAGCGGCTCGATGGCCTGGGACAAAGCCGGCGAAGCCCATCAGGGGGAGTCGGTGTTCGGTCTGATCCCCACCGACTCCTCGGGACGCGAGGGACTGCTGTTGCGGGACCGCGGCTACGCGGAGACCGCACCTGTGGCGGGCCACTTCCGCATGGATGACCGGGATGGCCTGCTGCTGACGACGGCCTACGAAACGATGAGCAGCCTGGAGCGCTTCTGGTTTCCCAACACCAACCTGCGCCTGCGCACCAGCACCGTGGAAGGACTCTCCAACACCGCGTCGTTCTGCATGGAAAGCCGCTGCCCGCAGAACGGTGCTGACGGGGAGACCAGCGATTCAGGCGAAGGCGCCGCGGGCCTCGCCACCACCCCCCGCAGAACGCTGATCTCGGCCTTCGGCTGGTAG
- a CDS encoding phospholipase D-like domain-containing protein, with the protein MSPQSTVDPSRPATRAFALVAGLLAVALGGCSATARILGSPPADLPLPAGVEVAFNQRADHHYRSPISGERRRGDDLERLVLDTIERAQSEIVVAVQELSLPRVAEALVTRKRQGVRVRVILENTYSTPFSEQLPAGLSSHQLGRYRQLLALADTDHDGRLSGGERDRGDAVRILQRGGIPLIDDTADGSAGSGLMHHKFMVVDQRWVVTGSANFTPSCIHGDPDDRRTLGNVNHLLRFESRELAALFGGEFSRMWGDGPGGLADSRFGIAKEEGPVQAVMVGPTRVEVLFAPHRRKDPSQGLRLLDQRLALTRRRLDLSLFVFSAQGLADRLAKLRQRGVAIRLLADPGFASRSFSEVLDLLGVSMPDRFCKLEQGNSPWAQPIEGVGTPLLARGDKLHHKFAVVDGRTVITGSFNWSPSAAHGNDETLMIVESPQLAAHFTREQDRMWQGAELGITPRLRRKLERIRQTCGQGTPRALATATQQP; encoded by the coding sequence GTGAGTCCCCAGTCCACCGTCGATCCCTCCAGGCCAGCCACCCGGGCGTTCGCTCTCGTGGCTGGCCTGCTCGCTGTTGCCCTTGGCGGCTGCTCCGCCACCGCCCGCATCCTGGGCTCACCCCCGGCGGATCTGCCTCTGCCGGCGGGAGTGGAGGTGGCCTTCAACCAGCGCGCCGACCACCACTACAGGAGCCCGATCAGCGGCGAGCGTCGCAGGGGCGATGACCTTGAGCGGCTGGTGCTCGACACGATCGAACGGGCCCAGAGCGAGATTGTCGTGGCCGTGCAGGAGCTGTCCCTGCCCCGGGTGGCCGAAGCCCTGGTGACGCGGAAGCGCCAGGGAGTGCGCGTGCGGGTGATCCTCGAGAACACCTACAGCACCCCCTTCAGTGAACAGCTGCCCGCAGGGCTGAGCTCCCACCAGCTCGGACGCTACCGCCAGCTGCTGGCCCTGGCCGACACCGACCACGACGGACGCCTGAGCGGCGGCGAACGCGACCGAGGCGATGCCGTCCGCATCCTGCAGCGCGGTGGCATCCCCCTGATCGACGACACAGCCGATGGCAGCGCGGGCAGTGGCCTGATGCACCACAAGTTCATGGTGGTGGACCAGCGCTGGGTGGTGACCGGCTCCGCCAACTTCACGCCCTCCTGCATCCACGGCGATCCCGACGACCGCCGCACCCTCGGCAACGTCAACCACCTGCTGCGCTTCGAGAGCCGGGAGCTCGCCGCGCTGTTCGGCGGCGAATTCAGCCGGATGTGGGGGGATGGTCCCGGCGGCCTGGCCGACAGCCGATTCGGCATCGCCAAGGAAGAGGGGCCCGTGCAGGCCGTGATGGTGGGACCCACCCGGGTCGAAGTGCTCTTCGCTCCCCATCGCCGCAAGGATCCCAGCCAGGGCCTGCGGCTGCTCGATCAACGCCTGGCCCTGACCCGGCGGCGGCTGGATCTGAGTCTGTTCGTCTTCTCCGCCCAGGGGCTGGCCGACCGGCTCGCCAAGCTGCGCCAGCGAGGCGTGGCGATCCGGCTCCTGGCGGATCCTGGCTTCGCCAGCCGCAGCTTCTCGGAGGTGCTCGATCTGCTGGGAGTCTCGATGCCGGATCGCTTCTGCAAACTGGAGCAGGGGAACAGCCCCTGGGCTCAGCCGATCGAGGGGGTGGGAACACCCCTCCTGGCTCGCGGCGACAAGCTGCACCACAAGTTCGCCGTGGTGGATGGCAGGACCGTGATCACGGGTTCGTTCAACTGGAGTCCGTCCGCCGCCCATGGCAATGACGAAACACTGATGATCGTGGAGTCGCCCCAGCTGGCGGCCCACTTCACCCGTGAGCAGGACCGCATGTGGCAGGGGGCGGAACTGGGGATCACGCCCCGGCTGCGGCGCAAGCTGGAGCGGATCCGCCAGACCTGTGGCCAGGGCACTCCGCGGGCCCTGGCCACCGCCACACAGCAACCATGA
- a CDS encoding EamA family transporter: MATTGVVAALAAALCWAVSSSLWRRLPTSLSAAQLNLVKNLLAVGIQVPVLLLGGWLVPLPALLLLLASGVLGIALGDSLYFAALRRLGTRRTLTLEAGGPALSLLGGALFLAEWPRWPQGVGVVLICLSVALVARQQPPAGGPDLASRPSGGQHLGLLLALAALVCGSGGALLSRAALRDSALPPLQSATLRLAAAALVMLPLLWRLPPPGVRPRPLRRRWPLVLLATLLGTSAGIVLQQTALQHLPVGLAVALLATAPVLALPLAGLEGDRPGPTGLLAAVLALAGVSLVAGLGWSG, encoded by the coding sequence GTGGCCACAACGGGAGTCGTGGCGGCCCTGGCCGCAGCCCTCTGCTGGGCGGTCTCCAGCAGTCTCTGGCGCCGTCTGCCCACCTCCCTGAGCGCAGCCCAGCTCAACCTGGTCAAGAACCTGCTGGCCGTCGGGATTCAGGTGCCGGTGCTGCTGCTGGGGGGCTGGCTGGTGCCGCTTCCTGCGCTGCTGCTGCTGCTGGCCAGCGGTGTGCTCGGCATCGCCCTGGGTGACAGCCTCTACTTCGCGGCCCTGCGCCGGCTGGGGACCCGTCGGACGCTCACCCTCGAAGCGGGTGGGCCGGCGCTGTCGCTGCTGGGCGGGGCTCTGTTCCTGGCCGAGTGGCCCCGCTGGCCCCAGGGGGTGGGGGTGGTGCTGATCTGCCTGTCGGTGGCCCTGGTGGCCCGCCAGCAGCCCCCGGCCGGCGGTCCCGACCTGGCGTCCCGGCCCTCGGGAGGGCAGCACCTCGGCCTGCTGCTGGCCCTGGCCGCGCTGGTCTGCGGCAGTGGCGGCGCCCTGCTCTCGAGGGCGGCGCTGCGGGATTCGGCTCTGCCTCCGCTGCAGTCGGCCACCCTGCGCCTGGCGGCGGCGGCCCTCGTGATGCTGCCGCTGCTGTGGCGGCTGCCGCCCCCGGGCGTGCGCCCGCGGCCCCTGAGGCGGCGCTGGCCCCTGGTGCTCCTGGCCACTCTGCTGGGCACCAGCGCCGGCATCGTGCTGCAGCAGACGGCTCTCCAGCATCTGCCAGTCGGGCTTGCCGTGGCCCTGCTGGCCACCGCTCCGGTGCTGGCTCTGCCCCTGGCGGGGCTGGAAGGAGACCGGCCAGGCCCCACGGGGCTGCTGGCAGCGGTGCTGGCCCTGGCCGGCGTCAGCCTGGTGGCGGGGCTTGGCTGGAGCGGCTGA
- a CDS encoding alpha-D-glucose phosphate-specific phosphoglucomutase, producing MTSSASSDAPAAATDASPSPSVREVLLSAPFTDQKPGTSGLRKSSRQFEQPHYLESFVEAVFRVMPGVAGGTLILGGDGRYGNRRAIDVISRMAAAHGVARLITTTGGILSTPAASNLIRKHRAIGGIILSASHNPGGPEGDFGVKVNGANGGPAPESITDAIYSATTQLESYRIVDGGTPSLEAPGICPLGNLRIEVIDGVDDYVSLLQGLFDFDAISAMLRGDFPIAFDAMHAVTGPYASRLLEGLLGAPAGTVRNGTPLEDFGGGHPDPNLTYAHELAELLLDGDTYRFGAACDGDGDRNMILGQRCFVNPSDSLAVLTANATLAPGYAGGLSGVARSMPTSAAVDVVARELAIPCFETPTGWKFFGNLLDAGRITLCGEESFGTGSDHIREKDGLWAVLFWLQILATRRCSVAEVMAGHWSRFGRHYYSRHDYEAIASDRAHGLYDRLKGLLPTLVGTGFAGRSIATADDFSYTDPVDGSLTSGQGLRLLLDDGSRVVFRLSGTGTQGATLRLYLESYVGSGGNLGQDPQQALADLITAADQLAEIRSRTGMERPTVIT from the coding sequence ATGACCAGCAGCGCCTCTTCCGATGCTCCCGCCGCTGCCACGGACGCCTCTCCATCACCATCGGTTCGTGAGGTGCTCCTGAGCGCCCCCTTCACCGACCAGAAACCCGGCACCTCCGGCCTGCGCAAGAGCAGCCGTCAGTTCGAGCAGCCCCACTATCTGGAGAGCTTCGTGGAGGCGGTGTTCCGGGTGATGCCCGGGGTGGCGGGGGGCACGCTGATCCTTGGCGGCGACGGCCGCTACGGCAACCGCCGGGCCATCGATGTGATCTCCCGCATGGCCGCCGCCCACGGCGTGGCCCGACTGATCACCACCACCGGCGGAATTCTCTCCACCCCCGCCGCCTCGAACCTGATCCGCAAGCACCGGGCCATCGGCGGCATCATTCTTTCCGCCAGCCACAACCCCGGCGGTCCCGAGGGAGATTTCGGCGTCAAGGTGAATGGCGCCAATGGCGGGCCGGCCCCCGAATCGATCACCGATGCCATCTACAGCGCCACCACCCAGCTGGAGAGCTACCGGATCGTTGACGGCGGGACACCGTCCCTGGAGGCACCCGGAATCTGCCCCCTGGGCAACCTGCGCATCGAGGTGATCGACGGGGTCGACGACTACGTGTCCCTGCTTCAGGGCCTGTTCGACTTCGACGCGATCAGCGCCATGCTGCGGGGCGACTTCCCGATCGCCTTCGATGCGATGCATGCCGTCACCGGCCCCTACGCCAGCCGCCTGCTGGAGGGGCTGCTGGGGGCCCCGGCCGGAACGGTGCGCAACGGCACACCCCTGGAGGATTTCGGCGGCGGACACCCCGACCCCAACCTCACCTATGCCCATGAGCTGGCCGAGCTGCTGCTCGATGGCGATACCTACCGCTTCGGGGCCGCCTGCGACGGCGACGGCGACCGCAACATGATCCTGGGCCAGCGCTGCTTCGTGAACCCCAGCGACAGCCTGGCGGTGCTCACCGCCAATGCCACCCTGGCCCCCGGTTACGCCGGCGGCCTCTCCGGGGTGGCCCGCTCGATGCCCACCAGCGCCGCGGTGGATGTGGTGGCCAGGGAGCTGGCCATTCCCTGCTTCGAAACCCCCACGGGCTGGAAGTTCTTCGGCAACCTGCTCGATGCCGGCCGGATCACCCTCTGCGGTGAGGAGAGCTTCGGCACCGGCAGTGACCACATCCGCGAGAAGGACGGTCTCTGGGCGGTGCTGTTCTGGCTGCAGATCCTGGCCACACGCCGCTGTTCGGTGGCCGAGGTGATGGCCGGCCACTGGAGCCGCTTCGGCCGCCACTACTACTCCCGCCACGACTACGAAGCGATCGCCAGCGACAGGGCCCATGGCCTCTACGACCGCCTGAAGGGCCTGCTGCCCACCCTGGTGGGGACCGGCTTCGCCGGCCGCAGCATCGCCACCGCCGACGACTTCAGCTACACCGACCCGGTGGATGGCTCCCTCACCAGCGGCCAGGGTCTGCGCCTGCTGCTGGATGACGGCAGCCGGGTGGTGTTCCGACTCTCCGGCACCGGCACCCAGGGGGCCACCCTGCGCCTCTACCTGGAGAGTTACGTGGGCTCGGGCGGCAACCTCGGCCAGGATCCCCAGCAGGCCCTCGCTGACCTGATCACCGCCGCCGACCAGCTTGCCGAGATCCGCAGCCGCACGGGCATGGAGCGACCCACGGTGATCACCTGA
- the sufR gene encoding iron-sulfur cluster biosynthesis transcriptional regulator SufR — protein MSASTQAPTREAALALLLRQGEATAAQLAELLGVSVQIMRRHLRSLEDDGLVASSSSGEGPGRPSNHWHLTAEGHDQFPNGSENFAIGLLTSLADSLPADTVQTLLRQQAIAKALDYRRRIGTGTLLERLERLVELRCSEGYVSDCHPEPDGLSWCMSEFHCSVSRLAEQFPVLCDQELQQMRHTFPDCSVERVHWRLESGHSCGFRITPRGAEAAQFSQDG, from the coding sequence ATGAGCGCCTCCACCCAGGCCCCAACCCGAGAAGCAGCTCTGGCCCTCCTCCTGCGTCAGGGTGAGGCCACGGCTGCCCAGCTCGCTGAGCTCCTGGGAGTGTCGGTGCAGATCATGCGCCGCCATCTGCGCAGCCTCGAGGACGACGGTCTCGTGGCCAGCAGCTCCAGTGGAGAAGGCCCCGGCCGCCCCAGCAACCACTGGCACCTCACCGCCGAGGGCCACGACCAGTTCCCCAACGGCAGCGAGAATTTCGCCATCGGCCTGCTCACCTCCCTGGCCGACAGCCTGCCCGCCGACACCGTGCAGACCCTCCTGCGCCAGCAGGCCATCGCCAAGGCCCTCGACTACCGCCGCCGGATCGGCACGGGCACGCTGCTCGAGCGGCTGGAACGGCTGGTGGAACTGCGCTGCAGCGAGGGTTACGTCAGCGACTGCCACCCCGAGCCCGACGGACTCTCCTGGTGCATGAGCGAATTCCACTGCTCCGTCTCCCGCCTCGCTGAACAGTTCCCCGTGCTGTGTGACCAGGAACTGCAGCAGATGCGCCACACCTTTCCCGACTGCAGCGTGGAGCGTGTGCACTGGCGTCTCGAATCCGGCCACTCCTGCGGATTCCGCATCACCCCTCGAGGCGCTGAAGCCGCCCAGTTCTCTCAGGATGGCTGA
- a CDS encoding FAD-dependent oxidoreductase, translated as MSSAPSPQAVVIVGAGPAGASLAMLLAERGVPVTLVEAARDFQRQFRGEGLMPSGLAALEDMGCGPLLARLPQRPLSAWSFQLHGRDLFRVEEPLEGDQPCTLISQPALLDALLERASRASGFQWRPGQAVVDLMEAGGRIAGVVLSDGSRLEASLVVATDGRSSLVRQRSGLELERRSSPIDLLWFHLPSHPRFESDNVFTMLLGEDGSACSLFHGALPGDLQLGWVLSPGERIERSPEAWGEAFGAMAHGWLADHLRQVAPAISAPLKLSVQVGCCRRWHRPGLLLLGDAAHPMSPIRAQGINMALRDAIVATNHLLAPLTAGDAAAIDRSLEQIQAQRWPEIRRAQALQQQEARQAQLLRRSPLLRRGLVLLAPWLGERIGHSWQRRQRPLRQGLAPIRLSV; from the coding sequence ATGAGTTCAGCCCCATCCCCCCAGGCCGTCGTGATCGTGGGGGCCGGACCGGCCGGCGCGTCCCTGGCGATGCTGCTGGCCGAGCGGGGGGTGCCGGTGACCCTGGTGGAAGCGGCGCGGGATTTTCAGCGCCAGTTCCGCGGCGAGGGGCTGATGCCCTCGGGCCTGGCGGCCCTGGAGGACATGGGCTGCGGCCCCCTGCTCGCCCGCCTGCCTCAGCGGCCTCTCAGCGCCTGGTCCTTCCAGCTGCATGGCCGGGACCTGTTCCGCGTCGAGGAACCCCTGGAGGGAGATCAGCCCTGCACGCTGATCTCCCAGCCGGCGCTGCTCGACGCCCTGCTGGAGCGGGCCAGCCGGGCCAGCGGCTTCCAGTGGAGACCGGGGCAGGCGGTGGTCGATCTGATGGAAGCCGGGGGCCGCATCGCCGGGGTGGTGCTCAGCGACGGCAGCCGGCTTGAGGCCTCCCTGGTGGTGGCCACCGACGGCCGTTCCTCGCTGGTGCGGCAGCGCTCAGGCCTGGAGCTGGAGCGCCGCAGCAGCCCCATCGATCTGCTCTGGTTCCACCTACCCAGCCACCCCCGCTTCGAGAGCGACAACGTCTTCACCATGCTGCTGGGGGAGGACGGCAGCGCCTGCAGCCTTTTCCATGGTGCCCTGCCAGGGGACCTGCAGCTGGGCTGGGTGCTCAGCCCCGGCGAGCGGATCGAGCGCAGCCCCGAGGCCTGGGGCGAAGCCTTTGGTGCGATGGCCCACGGCTGGCTGGCCGATCACCTGCGCCAGGTGGCCCCGGCGATCAGCGCGCCGCTGAAGCTCTCGGTGCAGGTGGGCTGCTGCCGCCGCTGGCACCGCCCCGGTCTGCTGCTGCTGGGCGATGCCGCCCACCCGATGAGCCCGATCCGGGCGCAGGGGATCAACATGGCCCTGCGCGACGCGATCGTGGCCACCAACCACCTGCTGGCGCCCCTGACGGCGGGAGATGCCGCGGCCATCGACAGGAGCCTGGAGCAGATCCAGGCCCAGCGCTGGCCGGAGATCCGGAGGGCCCAGGCTCTGCAGCAGCAGGAGGCTCGCCAGGCCCAGCTGCTGCGTCGATCACCCCTGCTGCGCCGCGGCCTGGTGCTGCTGGCTCCATGGCTGGGGGAGCGGATCGGACACTCCTGGCAGCGGCGCCAGAGGCCCCTGCGGCAGGGCCTGGCCCCGATTCGGCTCTCGGTCTGA
- a CDS encoding phycobilisome rod-core linker polypeptide, whose protein sequence is MAIPLLKYAPTSQNSRVKAFRVGSDEDPKGVSLDKAFDRNAQNVVIEAAYRQIFFHAFKVDRDTILESQLRDGQITVRDFIRALCLSDTFTRSFYNLNSNYRVARHLVEKLLGRQVYGKAEEIAWSAVIMTKGVAGAVDQILDSDEYLENFGYDTVPYHRNRVVGSREVGETPFNITSPRYEAYYRGILGFPQIVYTGTAKSLPKWARQRRGGFPEDYLPWVRSLPALRTGAASSGNTGMDYLSKVPYRSVGR, encoded by the coding sequence GTGGCGATCCCGCTTCTGAAGTACGCACCCACCAGCCAGAACTCTCGAGTGAAGGCGTTTCGCGTGGGCTCCGACGAGGATCCGAAAGGCGTCTCGCTGGACAAGGCCTTTGATCGCAACGCCCAGAACGTGGTGATCGAAGCGGCCTACCGTCAGATCTTCTTCCACGCCTTCAAGGTCGACCGCGACACGATCCTGGAGTCGCAGCTGCGCGATGGCCAGATCACCGTGCGTGATTTCATCCGGGCCCTCTGCCTCTCGGATACCTTCACCCGCAGCTTCTACAACCTGAACAGCAACTACCGGGTGGCGCGTCACCTGGTGGAGAAACTGCTGGGCCGCCAGGTCTATGGCAAAGCCGAGGAGATCGCCTGGTCCGCGGTGATCATGACCAAGGGCGTGGCCGGCGCCGTCGATCAGATCCTCGACAGCGACGAGTATCTCGAGAATTTCGGCTACGACACCGTGCCTTACCACCGCAACCGGGTGGTGGGCTCCCGTGAAGTGGGAGAAACCCCCTTCAACATCACCTCGCCCCGCTACGAGGCCTACTACCGGGGCATCCTGGGCTTCCCCCAGATCGTCTACACCGGGACCGCCAAGTCGCTGCCCAAATGGGCGCGGCAACGCCGCGGTGGCTTCCCCGAGGACTACCTGCCCTGGGTGCGCTCCCTGCCTGCCCTGCGGACAGGTGCCGCGTCCTCGGGCAACACCGGCATGGACTACCTCTCCAAGGTTCCCTACCGCAGCGTCGGCCGCTGA